The DNA sequence cttttgtttaggcagccagcacacctcgaacagccaccttgactgcgggtgtgtcaccctagtcgccaaggaaacatttgagggaaagcgacaggcaacgtgaacagccacttctccatgtaaacgatactctttctctcggatgactcctacgcctcgccaagccagcacacttgtgcacaaagatgccatggaggcacgtgcaggtcagaggcaagaagcagtggcactggtgtcgacattcacccaatttctttttcttacactgaggcagccagcacacctcgaacagccaccttgactgcgggtgtgtcagtagattcctgttgtacatatgctcataataaacttcagtaaacttgaacttgataataaacttgaaggcaaatgggacattgatgcattgtatttttgaacatttattgtacacatacatgtTATACTTTGCTGTGCTACAGagtgtattttgaagcttccccctatattttgcacctttaattacgtatgtgttgtgtggccctcaatgcagttcatgttgtagcagctgctttgtctgtgtatcgcacattggcttaagctcgtgatatccacatacttctctcacatacacaaaataaagttctatgtagtcctcagtgttacaacaaaaaatgaaagtaaacaatccgatcgtggaattgtgtttattacagtgattcctatgacagttactgacaagttgacaacttgaactggccaatccgtccatagcctcctctatttttcaaaaataaaggaggctatgatgcGTCATGGCAAGGAACTGTATGCATACATAAGaaaagggggtatgtgtgtgtgtttgtagtggggggtataggattagggcggatacgaaaaaatgtaccaacaccgtcctctagacccattccgttaaggtaccgtaacaaagcgtattatgcataaagttcatacaaccaactctgatactactacacacgccaggcgacgcgagctacatttgtcatgacgcattcgcgactgcaccggatgccatccatattattctcgttaatcgtgctcactgcaccgaggcaaaagaaagatcatgggcgcaggtgcctttaaagtatctcgaccttgcgaggcactgctgcgcgtgccaggggagctgtccgtgcaaacactccctggcacacacctgcctcggcggctccaacctacgtaccgttctgcctcgagctttgatccccccactgtcccttgggtgccctgtggagttcctgcgccgcctgctttattataatctcaggtgctgtcctgagacttccgtttgtcggctacatgtgccctacagctagCTGGATCAGTacgtataataataaaaaaacccgatctagCGTCACGACGATATATCGCGAAAGcagcttttgcaacataccgcgcccgtgcgaagagaataacGGAACGCCAGCggggaatctgaccacagcttccgagctcgtaacctcgtcgagtgacactcctgcaacaggcgtgaccgctgaaaaccgcataccgccggaaacttcaacaggatcatccctcggttgcataactgccacttgtacggccaacatggaccacacccacaccgtcccgcaacacagaataaaaaaccaacttataaagcccaaacacacggctgcacgcacacttcacgacactacaagcgagacgccgagctgctacgctgctactgttgccggattaaaactgactactgtcaccaagtctagcacgcgtctcaggagctggcaacctcggcgcgtagcaacatggcggcgctcttgcggttcccgatttcaatgcatgggccctatgggtagcttgtcctctagagtcagtatagtaactctatggtttTAGCAGACCGTATTTGCGCTTCCGCTCCACTCAGCGAGGAGGTGCGAGtgttactgcgcatgcgccacacGCTAAGATGGGAGCGCGCAAGCGGATCGGCTCTTCCGTTTCGCTTGCGCGGCGTCTTTGCAGAGCGCGGAGCGGCTTGGCGAGCGCGTCTCACGCAAAGCATTCTGGTCTCGTGCTTCGTCGCGGAAGAAGCGAATTCCAATATGGGATTCGCCGGTGCAACATGAGCTTCGACAGTGTCTGCTGAACTCACAGGCCGCAAACCTCGAAAGAGGTTCCACATTGATGAAGATTTGTCATCTGCGAGAAGTGGTAGCGAGGAACCCATTCGAAAACCCCCGCTTGTGGGATCAAGTTAGGGAAAACCTTTTATCGGCAGTGGGGCGCAAGCTCACACTCCGTGCAGTGAGCGACAGAGTGGACCTTCTCGTGGGACATTTTCGACAAGAGGACAGCGTTAACCTGCGAAAGTAAGTGTGTATGTCCATATCCTGATTTGGGCTCGCATTCGCGATCACATTACCCatcctgcgctttccttctcagATCTGGAACAGAGGAGCAGTACAATGAGCTGCACGAATTGCTGCAGGAAGTTTGAGACATGGCTCGGGAGTTCGGGCACACTCCGAAAACAGTGCCCAGGAAAGGCAGCGCAACGGCGGCATGCAAAGCGGTGCTGACGGCGCCGTTTGCGGCTGCTGCCGGAATGCGCGCCGCGCAGCATGCGAGAGGCACTGCATTGGAGCTGATGAACGCTGAGGGAAGCCGGGCAGACGACGGACTGACGAATGGCAAGTGTTGTAATCATGCTTACTCATAGTCGAGTACAGTTCCCTACGAGTCGCGAAGGCAGAATGCATATTGCACGTCAGCAGTAGCATGCCTTGTAGCGAATAGCATGAGGATGATGTTTCTAAAGCTGGTATGTATATATAATTGCTGAATATCTCGAATGGTTGTTGTGGGCACTGAGAGGGATGACCTGTTTGCCTGTCAGCCTCAAAGAGCACGACAAGCTGCACGTAGAGGGAAAATTATGTTATGTGCCACTTAAAGGCAGTCGTTTGTCTCTGCgcacgtgcgtgcgcgtgtgcgtgcgtgtgtgcgtgcgcgcgcgcgcgcctgtgtgtgtgtgtaatcgtttgtctgtgcgcgtgtgcgtgcgtgcgggcgcgcGCGCCTGTGTTTGTGTGTAGTCGTTTgtctgtgcgcgtgtgcgtgcgtgcatacgcgcgcgcctgtgtgtttgtgtgtagtcgtttgtctgtgcgcgtgtgcgtgcgtgcgcgcgcgcgcgcgcgcatgtgtgtgtgtgaacgatgCGGTCGTGCCAGAGCCAGCGTGCCGTCTGGCAGCAGTATAATTTTCTTTGCATTCGGTTGTGGTGCTTGCAAAAGTTGATCATAGCAGTGGCATTACCATTATTTTTCCACTGCTATTTTTTGCAGCCTGCCGTGAGTCAGCGGCATCTCAGCTGCTAACGTCGATGCGCAGAGCTGAACTGGAAGCCCCGCTGTCACCGGAGAGCCCGCTCTCTACCCATACTGGGCAGCTGTCTGCAGACATGCAAAATTCCGACACAGAAGATGCTCCTGCGATGGCACCAGACTCACAACGAGAGCTACCGCGAAAGCGGAAGAGGCAGCGCGTTAGGAACGCTCCGAAAGGTGAGTGACAGTACTGCATGGAATTAATGTCTCGTGCGGTGCTTTTGCGTAGAACGTTATGCAGAGCTTTACGACATTATTATACATAGGTTGCCTTTATGTACGGCATTAAAGTAGACAGACTTCCCAGTCTccttggagtcctccactagcaTCTCATATGGTCTATATGCAACATCCGCCAGTTAATCGCCACATATAACTTCCATTTGCACTCAAACGGGATGATTTTCGGTATGATTTGCTTTCTCAAATCCGTCACATATGCAAGCGGAATGATATCAGTGCACTCATTAATGAGCCACCTGCCTATGAACACGGTACTGCTCCCAACTGGAATATTTTTGGGCCACGGGTGCACTGTACAAATACTGTTACTGAAAGGTTAGAAACCGAGAGAAATATAGGCCAGTAGCAAAATAACATTCATTGTACTTTTTGTTTGGTTTGTTCTAGTTAAGTGGTACATATATTTTATTCATGTTTCATTATTATGAAGCAATGCTCTCTATGTTCACGCTACCTTTTCTGTACTGTTTGTACATGTGTCTTAAATTATGAATATAATTTAGTCATAAGAACAAGTGTGGAAACGTGAATAATGCAGATAAGTCAACCTGTCAGTTAGGAAATCCATTGTAAGGCACATCTTTGTCGTCAGTTCTGGCCTTTCTTTGCACTTCAGAGTTTATGCCTGTACTGTCTCGCACGATACCTTTAGCTTGGCTGTTTCAAGCTATACATGACAGTAAACATGCATATTTAACGAGATATGGTAACAGCACCAAAAATGAATGCAAAGGAACAGCAGGCACCATGAATGGTTGACTTTCAGCTGAAATTTGACCAGCAGACAGATCTGCAATTTTAATGCAGAGTATTTTTTCCACTTACAACATGGGTACCTTAACAGCTAAGGAACAAGCTTGATATTAGTTTCTCTTTGACAGGATACCTTGCATGAGATGACAAATGCAGAACAAAGTACTCTGCTGAACCTTGCACTTGTTGCACCCACTGGGTATGTTGTATGCTGTGAGTTATAGCTGCGTGCAACCGCACACTCCTACACACTACTGAACATGTAatagttttaccataccataatAACTTTACCATACAAATAAGCCTTCACAAGTTGCAGCATAGAGCTTGGCATATATAACCTTACTGTAGCATGTAAAATCGCACAAGTCGGCCTACAAGCAATTTACACAAGAGAATAGGTATATCACATGGCATCACTCAGATGTACATGTATTTTTCACGTTGTTACATGTGTACTTCATTTGCAAACAGGGATGCAtacctagaaaatatctacagatattccgttggaccattagggtgacaggatgggtaccaagagaagggaagcgcagtagaggatggcagaagactaggtggtgcgacgaaattaggaaatgtacgggtgcttgttggaatcggtatgcgcaggacaggggcaaacGGAGTTCGCAGGGAAagagaggcctccgtcctgcagtggacataaaataggctggtggtgatgatgattattagTTTACAAACACGATGTAGAGCCTTTGACGACAGTGTCGAGACCAAAAGGCGCAGCTTTTAGGTCAATCACGGCTCCTGCAGCAGCCAGGTAGGATAAACATTCTTCTCACCTTGGCCCTTGTAAAGCTCTGGATCTTCTGCAATGTTGCTTCATGGCTCAAGAAGCATCACTGAGAATGTACACCGCTCCAGGGCAACCCTGTTCGCTAGACAGTTTTGGCATGCTGTGCATAATGATTACTTTTGTGTGCACAGGTACATGCCAGCTCTTGCCCTGTTGCTGTGTAATATTCTCAAGCATAAGAAGCGTGAAGAAGAAGCATAAGAAGCATTCTCAAGCATAAGAAGTTGCCTCGGAGGGGAGCGTGTAATTCCGCTGAACGCTTCTCCGTCTGCGCCGAGAGCCAATTGAGACTACAAAAGCTGTAGTCGCCCGTGGAACCGGTCGTTTTGCGGCAGCGAGACGACAACAGGGAGCAAAGAATTGAGCGTGCATCTACTTTTTCGCCCTGCAGATAAGCCCGGaacggaatccagacgtgggcaacTGTGGCCTACGACTGTGTGGCCTACGACTTCTACAAATGCTCTGGACGAGGCATTTATTCTAAGAGTATATTTGTAACATGACTGTTACTGGCTACATACTGTAATAACCTTTTCACTCCAGGTGACAGCAGAAATGTTTCCCTTTGTTGTCCTCACAGGAATTCAAGGGTTTCAAGCCATGCGCCCCGAGCTCCTAGCCTGACGTGAAGATTATGAATTCACCTTGAAGAAGGAGCAGCTCGCAGTGCAGAAACGACAACTAGAACTGGACGAGAAAAAGTTGGcattggaagaaagaaaagttgccCTGGAGGAGGAAAACCATAGGTTGCAAATTCAAACTTTGAAGCACCAACACAATCAGCTGTTAGAGCACATGGAGCGCATTGAGAATATTTTGAAGGACAGATTTAGTGGGCTGAATGCTATTTAAATTATTTCTTGTAATCACACATGCACAAGTCAATTTAATGGAGTACTAGAACACACATGTGAAGTTAATATCCTAAACATACCTAAACAGTTTGACGTAGCTTGCTCTCAGTCACGTTTGCTTGTTAAGAGAGCATGGTATTGGGTGAATCACATGGGTGAAGGCAGTTTTCAACTtgccttagaacgacagaaagctgagctaattggtaaggattcattatacaAACAAGaggtgaggcgcgcagacaggacacaagggtagagaagtggacaacacgaacgctgactatcaactgaagggagcactgaggcgaaaaaagaaagaagacgcaaaactcatctgctcaagctctggaatggtatcgccacgtgtcagtcgggtacatagACCGACACATGTAGCAGACTGACACGTGGGTAtgccattcctgagcttgcgcagatgagttttgtgtctcctttcttttttcgcctcagtgcccccttcagttgatagtcggcgttcgtgttgtccacttctgtaCTCTTGTgtcgtgtctgcacgcctcacctcttgtTTGCATAATTCAACTTGCCGTATGTTTTTTTGTAAGCGCCACTTTTGTTGTTCTTATTCCCGTTTGCTCATTCCTTAATGAAGACAAACTCAATTTGCTCAACTATCTTGTGCTGTTTATTATGACTGCTCCAAGTATTCAATAAAAACTTGAACGTTTGTACTGTGTTCCATAACAATGCAATAAAAGAAGCAATATTTTAACAGCAACTTTTATTGTTATGAATTCAGCTGAAGTTCCATGCAGCCACCGTGgaggctcagtggctgtggtgatCAGCTGCTGACTCGAAAAACGCTGGTATGATCCCGGACGTGGCGATCACATTTCAATGAAGGCAAGATGCTAGAGGCCGGTGTTCTGTTCGATGTCAGTGCACGTTAATTATGGCATCCCTCATAGCCTGAGTCGCTTAGGGACGTTAAACCACAAAAACCAAACCAATCAAGTTCCATGCTACTGAATTTATGTGCTATGTCATATTTACTGGTACCCTGGACAAAGGTATGTTTCCAAGCTCGGTGGATCAAGCCCAAAGTACTGTGACACTTCAGAGCCATGCATACATGTATGGCTGTTTGCAAGAGTCGCACTAACCCTGTACATGCGAGGCAAGTTTTGCCGATggagcttttgtttttttctgaaaTCGAGAAACGCAAACAGTCCTGCGATCTTCCCGAAGCCCCACTCGACAGCTTGCCTTACTTTGCTCATTTTCCTATTAAAGGCTTCTCGACGTGCAGTTGTCCTCACTCCACCATAAGGCTTTCGCAACAGTGGCCTCACTAGGTAAGCAGGGTCCCCGTAGAGGCAGTAGTTGTGCCCTTGCACTAGCTTCTCCAGCTTCTCGTACGTTTTGCTCTTCCGCAGGATACCTAAGAGACATGTAAGCAAAAAAGGGGGTTAAGTTACTgtattttttcttcctcctctctgGTACAAAAGCCAGTTGTATTGATTCTATGCCAATCAACGCTGAAAGCGAAACTCACCAGCATCATGTCGGCTACcgaagaacggcccgctgagttGGCAAATGATACCGTTTGGGCACATGATCGATTGATATTTCACGGAGTGAACACGTTTTGCCCAGAGAAGAAAACCTTTTGACTGGTCGATGGCCTACAGATAGCCCTCGCGGTTCCATCTATGAACCCCCAGCAGTTGTGGAGGGGGGCTCCTTTGGAATGTATGGCCTGCAAAGCAAACATCTGTAATGACGGTCGAAGAAATTCGAATGAATTGCTTACCTGAGCGAACATGTCAATTGTAGGCAAATCAACCCAGGTGTGGTTGTTCACGTCTTTTAAGAGGTGAACGAACTTGTCTTCGATGTGCGAGAGTACATAGCTAGTCACTGAGGAGATCACAGAGTAGTGCCGGCCGAAAAGCTGCTCCAACTCGCAGAGTCTGTTAGGGTACGACAGGCGGCGCAGTGTGATGCAGAGAGCTTCATCTCCGGGGAGGAGCACTCTCTGCGGTGTTGAGATGACATCAGGCACAAGAAGAGCACTTTGTAGTCTTTGATATCAGCCTTTTCAAAACGAAAATATGACCGAAAAAGCCCACTGTCTAGTGCATCGATGTTAAGGTATCCGCCCACGGAAAGCGGATCTCACCGCGTCACAGAAAACAGTTCCATGACTACAAGGTCTTCGATGTCATGCCACGTCAGCTGACTCAATAAGAGTGGATCTTGCAGCACACTTTTCTTGTTTGCCATGACGCCGGCTTAATACCACTGCTGCAAAAAACTCGCGAACGTAACGAGGCGCACGACTATAGCATGGCTATGGCACGGCCACTTTCTGGCACGGCGCTGGCTCGCAACTGTGcttagtaacaaaaaaaaaacgaagcttcCTTAATAACAACGTAAGGCTTTCCTTTTATGTGTTATAAAATGTTGacgagaaaaaacatttattttttgtgCGGCTGAACAATAAAATAGTGTGTTTCTTGTAACTGTCGTTTCATCTTGCATAACCAGGCGGGTCTACGTGCAACCCGGCATTTTCTCCGCTTAGCTAAACTCacagagttagtagaacaactctagaggaaaagctgggccggaaaagtgggaacctctagggcgccgccctgttgctactggtcaatgtagccagcgcaattactattgaaagagctgaaaacaagtacaggtcagcttatgctttgtcatctaaaaacgcatacctgatggctttatgaaggtggtacgttaatattaagtttacagaatgcGATCGCTAAGttcgtgacttatgtaaatcgcGATGTACGCATTGATACAATAAAGGATGACgtgaatttcggtttcgaatctgttttttggatgcgtagtagtttcgtacagtttaggtttgacatgcgatcgcgcgtcgacatcagacgctatggcacactcgtgccttatatGCCATCGAAGCCCctgaagtgctctggcatataccttcacatgtaagtaaacgaatgtatgtccttgttgagaatatcacgcgagtaggcagctcttgtggtccatcacaatcgtttgagaagcgtcactgtagagcatttttctgcatgcggagcggtgttgttatttgcaggtttcccttcagtaggaaattgctggacaggcggaccagcgcaccggaattgtactggcgaagccacaagcaactcaaggaatctgtttaattgttgcactttgaacaatcatgcttctacaaaggccacagcagaaaaacagcctgatgccgagtatctctgtgccacgaagtaattgagaggcgagtgcctaatgcgggcgaaatcgagtgcatcgagacttagaacgacagaaagctgagctagttggtaaggattcattatgcaaaacagaggtgaggcgtgcagacaggacacaagagtagagaagtgggcggcgctcgtgttgtttgcttgtaaatgctctactcttgtgtcctttctgcacgcctcacctccgttttgcataacgcgtgcatcaacccacatattaatagcgtaggcgttttattaactgtgcaatattttcaacacttccttgcatgccatttgatgtggaatatcttttctggtcacaaatttgtgcagcgaacctatttgcatgatcgactccgggcctgtgggaccgttcacttgcacttgatgctgagtcttttacatgtatccataaactgcagatatgcacatcagatccctgcgagcattttcaaaattcaaatattttagacaacaggcacatatg is a window from the Dermacentor variabilis isolate Ectoservices chromosome 3, ASM5094787v1, whole genome shotgun sequence genome containing:
- the LOC142574450 gene encoding uncharacterized protein LOC142574450; its protein translation is MGFPQRFRPKPRETNELPCRESAASQLLTSMRRAELEAPLSPESPLSTHTGQLSADMQNSDTEDAPAMAPDSQRELPRKRKRQRVRNAPKGIQGFQAMRPELLA